A single region of the Arcobacter lacus genome encodes:
- a CDS encoding beta-ketoacyl synthase N-terminal-like domain-containing protein yields the protein MHKTFITGSSIICALGNNKFECIKTFESINDETYKDYLHNNFEGLNYYRIKRNFDSQKDKFYSLLSQVVLDAIEDAKLSKDEQKELHIFLASTSNSISILEESFLNKNSLDSIGFKNITKYLEDLICSNYQSTIIHTACTSSTNAIIKASEQIKNNQIKKAIVIGFEFFNQSTYKGFESLMLLSPSGEYKPFDKDSDGLILGEACSAIILETSKKNTDDFEIISYANSFDDHSITSSNPTGEATLLCLENTIKKANLEIKDLTCIKAHATGSENSNLSEVTALDSLFKKQNQKCDIVILKPYIGHTLGACGSNEIILLCESIKNGTLPKTINFKNSYENVNFTPLLQSKKVNKGTVLFHFVGFGGSNASIILSNKS from the coding sequence ATGCATAAAACATTTATAACGGGTTCTTCAATTATTTGTGCTTTAGGAAATAATAAATTTGAATGTATAAAAACATTTGAAAGTATTAATGATGAAACATATAAAGATTATTTACATAATAATTTTGAAGGTCTGAATTATTATAGAATAAAAAGAAATTTTGATTCGCAAAAAGATAAATTTTATTCCTTATTATCTCAAGTTGTACTTGATGCAATAGAAGATGCAAAACTTTCAAAAGATGAACAAAAAGAGCTTCATATTTTTTTGGCTTCAACATCGAACTCAATATCTATATTAGAAGAATCTTTTTTAAATAAAAACAGTTTAGATTCTATTGGATTTAAAAATATTACAAAATACTTAGAAGACTTAATTTGTTCAAATTATCAAAGTACAATCATCCATACAGCTTGTACTTCAAGTACAAATGCAATAATAAAAGCAAGTGAACAGATAAAAAATAATCAAATAAAAAAAGCCATTGTTATTGGTTTTGAGTTTTTCAATCAATCTACATATAAAGGTTTTGAGTCTTTAATGTTATTAAGCCCTAGTGGAGAGTATAAGCCTTTTGATAAAGATAGTGATGGTTTAATTTTGGGTGAAGCATGTAGTGCAATTATTCTTGAAACATCAAAAAAGAATACTGATGATTTTGAAATAATATCTTATGCGAATAGTTTTGATGATCATTCAATTACAAGTTCAAACCCAACTGGTGAAGCTACTTTATTATGCTTAGAAAATACTATAAAAAAGGCTAATCTAGAAATTAAAGATTTAACTTGTATAAAAGCTCATGCAACTGGAAGTGAGAATTCAAATTTATCTGAAGTAACAGCTCTTGATAGTTTATTTAAAAAACAGAATCAAAAATGTGATATTGTTATTCTAAAACCTTATATTGGGCATACATTAGGTGCTTGTGGTTCTAATGAAATTATTCTCTTGTGTGAATCTATCAAAAATGGGACTTTACCAAAAACAATAAATTTTAAGAATAGTTATGAAAATGTTAATTTTACACCACTTTTACAAAGCAAAAAAGTAAATAAAGGAACTGTTTTATTTCATTTTGTTGGATTTGGAGGAAGTAATGCCTCTATAATTTTATCAAATAAGAGTTAA
- a CDS encoding phosphopantetheine-binding protein, translating to MSDLKYELKKLIIEECEKECDIDDIKDDEALFGPDSILELDSMDALQISMAIHKKYGLKTTDSKELRKIMQSINSLEEYLIKNA from the coding sequence ATGTCAGACTTAAAATATGAATTAAAAAAATTAATAATTGAAGAGTGTGAAAAAGAGTGTGACATTGATGATATTAAAGATGATGAAGCTTTATTTGGACCAGATTCTATTTTAGAACTTGACTCAATGGATGCATTACAAATATCAATGGCTATTCATAAAAAATATGGACTTAAAACAACAGATAGTAAAGAACTTAGAAAAATTATGCAATCAATTAATAGTTTAGAAGAATATTTAATCAAAAATGCATAA